The sequence CCTCCCCGTCGACCGAGACCAGGCCATCGCGCTGATCCGACGGGAAGTGGAGGCGGCCCGGCGACGCGGCCTGACCGCGCGCCTCCTCGTCCCGCTCACTCGCGGACGCGGGGAGCCAGCCCTGGAGTACGAGGTGGAACTCCCCACCCTCGACCAGCTCGACCAGTACCGCAGCGATCCGCTGGGCTCGGCCGACGCCACCCAGGCCTGGATGCGGGAGTTCAGCGAGGTCCTGGTGCAGCCTCCGGGAGTCGAGGTCTTCCGCATCGACACCGGTACGCCATGAGGCCGTCAGGACGTGCCTCCAGCAAGGACGTCGGGATGCTCTCCCCGGTCCGGCCGCGCGGAGCGCGCAGGAGGCGTCCTGACGCGCGGTGAACAAGGGAGGTGGAGGTAGAGGAGGGAGCCCAGCTCCCGAGACCGAGGTCCGACACCATGACGCCACTCGAGTGCCCTCACTGTGGCAGCGACAAAGTCGTCGCCAACGTGACGATCCGATGGAACCAGACCCGCGAGGCCTTCGTCCCTGACCGAGCGAGCTACTGCACCTCATGCGGCAAGGGCTTCCACCGGCGCCCACCGGGCGAGTTCGGTTTCCGGACCGTCAGGGTCAAGGGGATGACCCGGGCCCTCTGGCGGCTGCAGCAGAGTGGAGACCTCATCGTCGTCCGGCATCGGAACGGCGTTACCGAAGTCCTCTTCTGATCGCGGGCCTGGCTCCGGCTCTCTCCCGGGGGACGCCTCTCGCCCTGCCGGTGGTGAGTCCCCGGCCCGGTCTCGTGGAGGGGCTGCCTCCCCCTTGCCTGCAGTCTGCTCCCCTGGAGGAGCTGGCGTCCCCTATCCGGGAAGGTTGGGAAGGAAGCGGATAGAGCAGGGGACGCAATCAGGGTACCGTGACGGGCTCCCCCTCTGAGGCAGGTAGGGTATCGCGACGGGCTCTCCCTTCTGAGACGGGCAGGTCATCATGACGGGTTCCCCCACCTCCGAGTCCCGGGCCTCCTCGACAGAGCGTCAGGGACCGGGAGCGGCGGCCGAGGCCTCTCCGACCGCCCTGCAGGTTTCCTCCCCGGGGTTTCGCGCGCTGATGCGCAACCGGGCCTACGCGCTCCTGTGGAGCAGCCAGGCCGTTTCCCAACTCGGTGACCGCTTCCATTGGGTGGCGATCTCGCTCTGGGTCTACACGCAGACTTCGTCGGCCCTCTCGGTGTCCTATGCCCTGACGGCGCTGATGCTGGGTCCGGCCGTGCTGGGATTGCCCGCAGGAGCCCTGATCGACCGGTTGGACCGCAAGACGGTTCTGGTGGCTGCCGACCTGGTACGCGCCCTGCTCGTCGCCCTGATCCCATGGCTCATGGGAATCGACATCCGCCTCGTCTACCTGGATCTCTTTCTGATTTCGTGTGCTACAACCTTCTTCCGCCCCGCTGTCTTTGCAGCTATTCCACAAATTACGTCAAGGAGAGAGTATCTTGCTGCAACATCGTTTCTCACCGCCAGCGACACAGGGACCGAGATAGTGGGTCCAGTAGTTGCCGGGATTATGGTTACTATCGCTGGTTATCATGCGGCACTCTACGTGGACGCAGCGTCCTATTTAATTTCGGCATTATTTCTAGCCTTTCTCCCTAGAATGCGTGTTGAAATAGCTGAACAGAAAGGGATACACACAATTTGGGTTGATGTTTGGGATGGCTTGAGGTTCATTTGGCACAAACGATCACAAATAGCCCTAGCGATCTTATTGTTTGGATGGGTACTTTCAGGATTCAACTCGCTTCAAACCCCCCTTGTTAAGGGCGAGCTCAAGCTGTCGGATACGGATTTCGGTGTCTTCGGCAGCATGATGGGGATAGGTTTTCTTGCAGGATCGCTTCTTAGTGGATGGTACGGGCCCAAATTCCCAAGGGAAGCTCTCGTGGTAGTTCCCTTTCTCCTTTGGATCGCTTCCACAGCTGCTGCCGGATTTTCCTTCAATGCGGGCATGCTCCACACTGCGTCATTCTGGTATGGCATGTACAACATGGTAACTGTTCTCGGCATTGCACAGATTGTGATGGAAGAGACTCCGCAATATTTGCTTGGGAGGGTGTTGGCGTTTCGCCAAGTCATGCTTGCCGCAATTCGGTTTGTCTCGATGATCGGTCTGGGGTTCCTTGCTGATTACATGGGAGTTCGGTGGGCCATTTTGCTAATGTCACTCGCCGCACTTAGCTTCGTCGTATTCGCAGCTGTTGCATTCCCTGATGTGATATTAGGTGGATTAGGGTCTAGGTTTCTTTCTAAATTTAATTTGAAGTTTATGTCCTGGGTCGAGGAAGTCGTATTTGCTACAGATAAATCGTTTCTTCCTGCGTCGCAGCAGCACTTGAATTATGTCAGCCTCGGCTTGTTAGCTCTATGTGCTCTATTGGTCGTAGTTGGTTCGCCCAGCAGGGCGGGACTGTTTTCAGCGTTGCTATTGAGCTCCCTCGTCGCTTGGAAGGCGCTGAGAAGCGTGTGGTTTAAGCGAGGTAGCAAGATCTGGGGACGGATGGCCGGGCGGGTAGTCGGCAGGAAGCACGAGGTAGCTGAGAGAATTAGATATGCAACCGGACCGACATCCGATTGACAACAGTCCACGTTTCCCGGCCGAATTCTGGGCGAGTTGCTCAAGCGGTAGCGGGTTCCCGAGCCTGTTCCTACTCGCAGGAGGAGATTACTAACAGGACGGGTGGCTCGCCTTGACCGTACGGGTCGTTCGCGGGATCTTCTTAGGCGGAGAAAGGGGCCTGTAGTGTCGGTCTGGTTCTTTTTTGGAAGGCGATGAGATCCATTTGCGATCGGCCAATTTCCGATAGGCTTCAACTTCTCGTACTGTCCACTATAGTTACCTGGGTGGCCGTTGTCATCGCTTCACTCCCTTCTCTCTCAGGGGTAGGGCTGGGAGAGGTTCTGATCGCAACTCTGGTAATTATTGCCTCATCGATTATAGTTGAAGATCCGTCCGGTGGTACGATCAGCTTCGCCTTGATTCTCCTTTTTGCCACCATGTACCTATTTCCTCCCGAAATAGGTCTATACATTGGGGGCTTGAGTTATGGCATCGGCAACGCACTGGGCAGAGGATGGGTGCCT comes from Armatimonadota bacterium and encodes:
- a CDS encoding MFS transporter gives rise to the protein MRNRAYALLWSSQAVSQLGDRFHWVAISLWVYTQTSSALSVSYALTALMLGPAVLGLPAGALIDRLDRKTVLVAADLVRALLVALIPWLMGIDIRLVYLDLFLISCATTFFRPAVFAAIPQITSRREYLAATSFLTASDTGTEIVGPVVAGIMVTIAGYHAALYVDAASYLISALFLAFLPRMRVEIAEQKGIHTIWVDVWDGLRFIWHKRSQIALAILLFGWVLSGFNSLQTPLVKGELKLSDTDFGVFGSMMGIGFLAGSLLSGWYGPKFPREALVVVPFLLWIASTAAAGFSFNAGMLHTASFWYGMYNMVTVLGIAQIVMEETPQYLLGRVLAFRQVMLAAIRFVSMIGLGFLADYMGVRWAILLMSLAALSFVVFAAVAFPDVILGGLGSRFLSKFNLKFMSWVEEVVFATDKSFLPASQQHLNYVSLGLLALCALLVVVGSPSRAGLFSALLLSSLVAWKALRSVWFKRGSKIWGRMAGRVVGRKHEVAERIRYATGPTSD